The Nostoc sp. PCC 7524 nucleotide sequence ACAGCTAAAGGTACTCCTCTGGCTGCTAATATTTGATGAGCTTCCCGCATTTGCGCTGCTGAGTAGTTACTTACACCAACGGCGGCAATTCTCCCCCGCTTCACTTCATCGGCTAAGGTGTTTAACAAAGTTTCTTGACTTAAAAAGAAAGCGAAAGGCCAATGTACTTGATACAGGGCAATACTTTCCACTTGTAGGCGTTTAAGACTATCTGTTAGCGCATCAGAAACAGATTGTCCAGTAAATCGCCAAGGTAGGGGGCCAAATTTCGTAGCAATTTGGACTGGCTGCTGTGTCTGCTGGAGAAATTGCCCCAAAAATTTTTCTGATAGTCCTAGCCCGTAAACTTCAGCAGTATCAAAGAAGGTGATACCAGCTTCTAAAGCGGCAGTAAATGCTGCTTGCAACTGTTCTGGGCCATAATCATCGCCATAATTCCAAAACAGCTTATCACCCCAAGCCCAAGTACCAAGGCACAGGGGTGTTACAGACGGGCCATTTTTCCCCAATGTGATTGTTTCCACGCTAGCAAGTTTGA carries:
- a CDS encoding aldo/keto reductase, with amino-acid sequence METITLGKNGPSVTPLCLGTWAWGDKLFWNYGDDYGPEQLQAAFTAALEAGITFFDTAEVYGLGLSEKFLGQFLQQTQQPVQIATKFGPLPWRFTGQSVSDALTDSLKRLQVESIALYQVHWPFAFFLSQETLLNTLADEVKRGRIAAVGVSNYSAAQMREAHQILAARGVPLAVNQVRYSLLTRQIEGDGTFATARELGVTILAYSPLAQGLLTGKYTPESADNPSGARKLDPRFSKEGLQKIAPVISLLRNLGEKYDRTPAQVALNWLIAQGNVIPIAGVKTAEQVQQNAGALGWKLSDDEVEELEKVSRPWR